A window of the Cheilinus undulatus linkage group 21, ASM1832078v1, whole genome shotgun sequence genome harbors these coding sequences:
- the gna13b gene encoding guanine nucleotide-binding protein subunit alpha-13b encodes MADFLPSRSFLSVCFPNCLLTSGEVEQLRKSKEIDKCINRDKTYVKRLVKILLLGAGESGKSTFLKQMRIIHGQDFDQKAKEEFRATIFSNVIKGIRVLVDAREKLHIPWGNPSNQRHGDTMMAFDTRSAMAHGHGMVEQKVFQHYLPSIRALWADEGIQNAYDRRREFQLGESVKYFLDNLEKLGLSDYLPSQQDILLARKPTKGIHEYNFEIKNVPFKMVDVGGQRSERRRWFECFDSVTSILFLVSSSEYDQVLMEDRLTNRLSESLNIFETIVNNRVFSNVSIILFLNKTDLLEEKVKQVSIKDYFPEFSGDPRSLTDVQRFLVECFRKKRREQQQKPLYHHFTTAINTENIRLVFRDVKDTILHDNLKQLMLQ; translated from the exons ATGGCGGATTTCCTGCCGTCCCGCTCCTTCTTATCTGTATGTTTTCCTAACTGTCTACTCACAAGTGGTGAGGTAGAACAGTTACGGAAATCTAAAGAGATAGATAAGTGTATTAATCGAGACAAAACTTATGTAAAAAGGTTAGTAAAGATCTTGTTGCTTGGAGCAGGCGAGAGCGGAAAGTCCACTTTCCTCAAGCAGATGCGCATTATCCATGGGCAGGACTTCGATCAGAAGGCTAAAGAAGAATTCAGAGCCACGATTTTTAGTAATGTTATAAAAG GTATTAGAGTGTTGGTAGATGCCCGAGAAAAGCTACACATCCCATGGGGCAACCCATCCAACCAGCGACACGGGGACACTATGATGGCGTTTGATACCCGGTCAGCAATGGCCCACGGTCATGGCATGGTGGAGCAAAAAGTGTTCCAGCACTATCTGCCATCCATCCGGGCGCTGTGGGCAGATGAAGGCATCCAAAATGCTTACGACCGACGCAGAGAGTTCCAGTTG GGGGAGTCAGTCAAGTATTTCCTGGACAATTTGGAAAAGCTTGGACTGTCG GACTACCTCCCCAGCCAACAGGACATCCTTCTGGCCAGAAAGCCCACAAAAGGCATTCATGAGTATAACTTTGAGATCAAGAATGTGCCCTTCAAGATGGTGGATGTTGGTGGTCAGCGCTCTGAGAGGCGGCGTTGGTTCGAATGCTTTGACTCAGTCACTTCCATCCTCTTTCTTGTGTCCTCCTCTGAATATGACCAG GTGCTGATGGAGGACCGGCTGACCAACCGGCTTAGTGAATCCCTCAACATCTTCGAGACTATCGTCAACAACAGGGTGTTCAGCAATGTCTCCATCATTTTGTTCCTGAACAAGACAGACCTGCTGGAAGAGAAGGTGAAGCAGGTATCCATCAAAGACTACTTCCCAGAATTCTCAGGGGACCCAAGGAGCCTGACAGACGTCCAGCGCTTTCTGGTGGAATGTTTTCGCAAAAAGCGCCGTGAGCAGCAACAGAAGCCGCTGTACCACCACTTCACCACAGCCATCAACACTGAGAACATCCGGCTGGTGTTCCGTGATGTCAAGGACACCATCCTGCATGATAACCTCAAGCAGCTGATGCTACAGTGA
- the slc16a6b gene encoding solute carrier family 16 member 6b — MKAPSSKGCLGPNVYSEVPDGGWGWAVAVAFFVVEICTYGTLKSKGVFLQDLMEEFGESNSRVSWVISICVFIFTFTAPLSTFLSNRFGYRPVVMVGGFLISLGTITSAFTNSINEMYITIGIVTGLGYCLTFLPTVTILAQYFSRRRSLVTSIASSGESFAIFAFAPALTALKEHIGWRYCLVVLGIIQASVIGCGVLLRPIIIEPQPVEDNESENESLSLKQLQSVYELENEQTRTSISSGVSRGSEDSGVTSLSGSNVDLGAAGAEGKAMMEWAMQEKEPSLSAASTPITEKNKDELVEVEAGPLQPSSPKLLDFSVLKDCAFIWYSLFGLFATLGFFAPQLYIIELSKSKGVDPGMASYMLSVMAVAEIFGRLSIGVVLNKVSCKKTLVLLGCVVLLCLVLVAFTQVWEFWGLAVCCALYGYFMGTVSSTHIPMLAEDDVVGIQRMASSVGVYVCIQSFAGLAGPPLGGVLVDVTQNYSAAFYSCAVGMGLGAVCLAMVGPAKSGFCLRQSTNKELGRQKEDDERINQDSDQPDFLEVDLAVEDSPVRQAVDQDKACVI; from the exons ATGAAGGCACCCAGTTCCAAGGGTTGTTTGGGTCCGAATGTTTATTCAGAGGTCCCTGATGGCGGCTGGGGCTGGGCTGTGGCTGTTGCTTTCTTCGTGGTGGAAATCTGTACCTATGGGACCCTCAAGAGCAAGGGTGTCTTCCTTCAGGATCTTATGGAAGAGTTTGGGGAGAGCAACAGCCGAGTGTCATGGGTCATATCCATCTGTGTCTTCATCTTTACATTCACCG CCCCCTTGTCCACCTTTCTCAGCAACCGTTTTGGCTATCGTCCAGTGGTGATGGTAGGAGGCTTCCTCATCAGTCTGGGAACCATCACCTCAGCCTTTACCAACTCCATCAACGAGATGTACATCACCATAGGCATAGTTACAG GCCTTGGTTACTGCCTCACCTTCCTGCCAACTGTCACCATCCTAGCTCAGTACTTCTCCAGACGGCGATCACTTGTCACCTCCATTGCTTCTTCCGGGGAATCATTTGCTATATTTGCATTTGCTCCAG CCCTCACTGCACTTAAAGAACACATAGGCTGGCGATACTGTCTGGTTGTCCTTGGCATCATTCAAGcttctgtgattggctgtggtgTCCTCCTCCGTCCAATCATCATTGAGCCCCAACCTGTGGAGGACAATGAATCAGAAAATGAGTCCCTCTCTTTAAAGCAGCTTCAGAGTGTTTATGAGCTGGAGAATGAACAAACCAGAACATCCATCAGTTCAGGGGTCTCCAGGGGCTCGGAGGACTCAGGTGTCACTTCCCTCTCCGGGTCAAATGTAGACCTGGGGGCTGCAGGAGCAGAGGGCAAGGCTATGATGGAGTGGGCGATGCAAGAAAAAGAGCCATCGCTATCTGCAGCTTCAACCCCCATCACAGAGAAGAATAAAGATGAACTTGTGGAGGTAGAGGCAGGTCCTCTTCAGCCCTCAAGTCCCAAACTCCTGGACTTCTCTGTGCTCAAAGACTGTGCCTTCATCTGGTACTCCCTCTTTGGCTTGTTTGCCACACTGGGCTTCTTTGCTCCACAGCTCTACATCATCGAGCTCAGCAAAAGCAAAGGAGTGGACCCTGGTATGGCCTCCTACATGCTCTCTGTAATGGCTGTAGCAGAGATCTTTGGTCGCTTGTCCATTGGGGTGGTGTTGAATAAAGTCAGCTGCAAGAAAACCCTAGTGCTGCTGGGATGTGTTGTTCTGCTGTGCCTGGTGCTGGTGGCCTTCACTCAAGTGTGGGAGTTCTGGGGACTGGCGGTCTGCTGCGCGCTTTACGGCTACTTTATGGGCACTGTCAGCTCCACTCACATCCCCATGCTGGCTGAGGATGATGTGGTGGGAATCCAAAGGATGGCGTCATCTGTTGGGGTGTATGTCTGTATCCAGAGCTTTGCTGGGCTGGCAGGGCCACCATTAGGAG GTGTGTTGGTGGATGTCACACAGAACTATAGTGCTGCCTTCTACTCCTGTGCAGTGGGAATGGGCCTTGGTGCTGTCTGCCTGGCTATGGTTGGACCAGCCAAATCTGGCTTTTGTTTAAGACAGAGCACAAACAAAGAGTTGGGAAGGCAAAAAGAGGACGATGAGAGAATAAATCAGGACAGTGACCAACCAGACTTTTTGGAGGTGGACTTGGCCGTGGAGGACAGTCCCGTGAGACAAGCTGTGGATCAAGACAAGGCGTGTGTAATATAA